A genomic segment from Asterias amurensis chromosome 6, ASM3211899v1 encodes:
- the LOC139939094 gene encoding uncharacterized protein, whose protein sequence is MDSDLVRLPVSRGGIANESYDATQLRCDSNNNRNGSPAIIDDLLLYSPSTSSSDKDSQFSPENYQDEEFYGKLKVKVRKDGKKLVEKKRRQDLQQQYSNLRMMVPGLQDIEGRTPFSRNVILKNTFNYIEQLKTSVRSSLYLANELRREQEYSLRLERELLMWQRRVADLREKRKSNDMKPSMSGQGCMVNSMASSYSHS, encoded by the exons ATGGACTCAGATTTAGTACGATTGCCAGTTAGTCGTGGCGGAATCGCAAATGAAAGCTACGATGCCACCCAATTGAGATGTGACAGCAATAACAACCGCAATGGAAGTCCGGCCATCATAGATGATCTTCTCTTGTACTCACCTTCGACCTCAAGCAGCGATAAGGATTCCCAGTTTTCACCGGAAAATTACCAAGATGAGGAGTTCTATGGAAAGTTAAAG GTCAAAGTTAGGAAAGATGGCAAAAAGCTTGTTGAGAAGAAACGGCGTCAGGATCTTCAGCAGCAGTATTCTAATTTAAGGATGATGGTGCCAGGGTTGCAGGATATTGAGGGCCGTACGCCATTCTCAAGGAATGTTATTCTCAAAAACA CCTTTAACTACATTGAGCAGTTGAAAACCTCGGTACGTTCATCTCTGTACTTGGCCAATGAGCTGCGACGAGAACAAGAATACAGCCTGAGATTGGAGAGAGAACTTCTGATGTGGCAAAGGAGAGTTGCTGATTTGAG AGAGAAGCGGAAATCCAACGATATGAAACCCTCTATGTCTGGACAAGGATGTATGGTTAACAGCATGGCATCTTCCTATAGTCATtcatga